A region from the Falco rusticolus isolate bFalRus1 chromosome 4, bFalRus1.pri, whole genome shotgun sequence genome encodes:
- the PDE12 gene encoding 2',5'-phosphodiesterase 12, with amino-acid sequence MWRRLRSALRRLGGSPAALPAEGARPPAGRGAMERAVVRCVPSEAKLSLRFVLPDGSARHMQRDQAEPLGRALARIAANAAKGRTKAAKKNKKARAEGGPAAEGGPEAAAVPAVRLFSRDGEAVAEEVPNAAAWQDGAVLQIGEAQYRVERNPPALTELQLPRSLLAGFPVCPKLSAEFAAPQHCLFRWYREQRPAPGGEAAAGGGGPAWVEAAVGERVFTPPNALVGLRLKLSCTPGDAAQRYGPPREVESSGPVEAGPGACTFDARHLYTGRVCGGGALRAVSYNVLADVYAQTEFSRTVLYPYCAPYALELDYRQNLLKKELAGYSADLICLQEVDKSVFVDSLAPALDAFGLEGLFKIKEKQHEGLATFYRRDKFSLLSRHDVAFSEALLTDPQHKELCDKLARYPAVQEKVLQRSSVLQVSVLQSTTDPSRKICAANTHLYWHPKGGNIRLIQIAVALSHIKHVACDLYPGIPVIFCGDFNSTPSSGTYSFISSGSIAEDHEDWVSNGEEERCNMALSHPFKLLSACGEPAYTNYVGGFHGCLDYIFIDKNALEVEQVIPMPSHEEVTTHQALPSVSHPSDHIALVCDLKWK; translated from the exons ATGTGGCGCCGGCTGCGCTCCGCCCTCAGGAGGCTCGGCGGCTcgcccgccgccctccccgccgaaggcgcccgcccgcccgccggccgcgGCGCCATGGAGCGGGCCGTGGTGCGCTGCGTGCCCTCCGAGGCCAAGCTGAGCCTGCGGTTCGTGCTGCCCGACGGCAGCGCCCGGCACATGCAGCGGGACCAAGCGGAGCCGCTGGGCCGGGCGCTGGCCCGCATCGCCGCCAACGCCGCCAAGGGCCGCACCAAGGCGGCAAAGAAGAACAAGAAGGCGCGGGCGGagggcggcccggcggcggaGGGCGGCCcggaggcggcggcggtgcCGGCCGTGCGGCTGTTCTCCCGCGACGGGGAGGCGGTGGCCGAGGAGGTGCCGAACGCGGCGGCCTGGCAGGACGGCGCCGTGCTGCAGATCGGGGAGGCGCAGTACCGCGTGGAGCGCAACCCGCCGGCGCTCACCGAGCTGCAGCTGCCGCGCTCGCTGCTGGCCGGCTTCCCCGTCTGCCCCAAGCTGAGCGCCGAGTTCGCCGCGCCGCAGCACTGCCTGTTCCGCTGGTACCGCGAGCAGCGCCCGGCgcccggcggggaggcggcggcgggcggcggcggcccggcctGGGTGGAGGCGGCGGTGGGCGAGCGCGTCTTCACGCCCCCCAACGCGCTGGTGGGGCTGCGGCTGAAGCTGAGCTGCACGCCCGGGGACGCGGCGCAGCGCTACGGGCCGCCCCGCGAGGTGGAGAGCAGCGGCCCCGTGGAGGCCGGGCCCGGCGCCTGCACCTTCGACGCGCGGCACCTGTACACCGGGCGGGTGTGCGGCGGGGGCGCGCTGCGCGCCGTCTCCTACAACGTGCTGGCCGACGTGTACGCGCAGACAGAGTTCTCCCGCACCGTGCTGTACCCCTACTGCGCGCCCTACGCCCTGGAGCTCGACTACCGGCAGAACCTGCTCAAGAAGGAGCTGGCGGGCTACAGCGCCGACCTGATCTGCCTGCAGGAAGTGGACAAGTCCGTCTTCGTGGACAGCTTGGCCCCAGCCCTGGATGCTTTCGGGCTCGAGGGGCTGTTCAAGATTAAGGAGAAGCAGCACGAAGGTCTGGCCACTTTCTACCGCAGGGACAAGTTCAGCCTGCTCAGCCGGCACGACGTCGCGTTCAGCGAGGCCCTGCTCACCGACCCCCAGCACAAGGAGCTGTGCGACAAGCTGGCCCGGTACCCCGCGGTGCAGGAGAAGGTGCTGCAGAGGTCGTCGGTGCTGCAG GTTTCAGTTCTTCAGTCTACAACCGATCCTTCCAGGAAGATTTGTGCAGCTAATACCCACCTATACTGGCACCCGAAAG GTGGAAACATCCGTCTCATCCAAATTGCTGTAGCCTTGTCTCACATCAAGCACGTAGCATGTGACTTGTATCCTGGTATACCAGTCATATTCTGTGGAGATTTTAATAGTACACCATCGTCTGGAACGTACAGTTTTATTAGCAGCGGCAGCATTGCGGAAGATCATGAAGACTGGGTCTCAAATGGTGAAGAAGAAAGGTGCAATATGGCTCTCAGCCATCCTTTCAAACTGCTAAGTGCTTGTGGAGAACCTGCTTATACAAACTATGTTGGTGGGTTTCATGGGTGTCTGGACTACATTTTCATTGACAAAAATGCTCTAGAGGTTGAACAGGTCATTCCGATGCCAAGTCATGAAGAAGTAACAACCCATCAGGCTTTGCCAAGTGTTTCACATCCTTCCGATCATATAGCATTAGTATGTGACTTAAAGTGGAAATAG
- the ARF4 gene encoding ADP-ribosylation factor 4, translated as MGLTISSLFSRLFGKKQMRILMVGLDAAGKTTILYKLKLGEIVTTIPTIGFNVETVEYKNICFTVWDVGGQDKIRPLWRHYFQNTQGLIFVVDSNDRERIQEAAEELQKMLQEDELRDAVLLLFANKQDLPNAMAISEMTDKLGLQSLRNRTWYVQATCATQGTGLYEGLDWLSNELSKR; from the exons ATGGGCCTCACCATCTCCTCGCTCTTCTCGCGCCTCTTCGGCAAGAAGCAGATGCGCATCCTCATGG TTGGTTTGGATGCTGCTGGCAAGACAACTATTCTTTATAAACTGAAACTAGGAGAAATTGTCACCACAATTCCCACTATTG GTTTTAATGTGGAAACGGTagaatataaaaacatttgtttcacaGTTTGGGATGTTGGTGGTCAAGATAAAATTAGACCTCTTTGGAGGCATTATTTCCAAAACACACAG GGCCTCATTTTTGTGGTAGACAGCAATGACAGAGAGAGAATCCAGGAAGCCGcagaagaactgcagaaaatg CTTCAGGAGGATGAACTGCGAGACgcagtgctgcttctgtttgcaaataaaCAAGATCTGCCAAATGCCATGGCAATCAGTGAAATGACAGATAAACTAGGTCTTCAGTCTCTGCGTAACAGAACT TGGTATGTCCAGGCTACCTGTGCTACGCAAGGAACTGGTCTGTATGAGGGACTTGACTGGCTGTCAAATGAACTCTCAAAACGCTAA